The Punica granatum isolate Tunisia-2019 chromosome 4, ASM765513v2, whole genome shotgun sequence genome has a window encoding:
- the LOC116202932 gene encoding BTB/POZ domain-containing protein At4g08455-like, giving the protein MSFGFGSHGGMVTAPAAQQQQPPPKMRCLSCKEEYGTGDAGTCKECYEEASETEEELKREIEDLKSKLTFLRFWSPTENPSGSRSHALGFYDVVLVASEESEPSAPVPAHRIVLANRSPVFKAMLENEMTESQSGTIKITDASYEALRAFVNFMYTAEACIDEHLASELLVLAEKYQVKHLKSYCEKFLVSKLNWDNSVMSYSFAHQHNAKHLLDMALGLITENMDKLTRLDEYTELVEKAPRLVVEIYEAYLSKQVNTAAQKDGSRAI; this is encoded by the exons ATGTCGTTCGGGTTCGGCAGCCACGGGGGCATGGTGACAGCGCCGGCCgcgcagcagcagcagccgcCGCCGAAGATGAGGTGCCTGTCGTGCAAGGAGGAGTATGGGACAGGGGACGCCGGCACGTGCAAGGAGTGCTACGAGGAGGCGAGCGAGACGGAGGAGGAGCTCAAGCGGGAGATCGAGGACCTGAAGTCGAAACTCACCTTCCTCAGGTTCTGGTCACCGACCGAAAACCCTAGCGGCAGCCGATCGCACGCGCTCGGCTTCTACGACGTCGTTCTGGTCGCCTCCGAAGAGTCGGAGCCCTCCGCCCCCGTGCCGGCCCACCGGATCGTTCTG GCGAATCGTTCGCCCGTGTTCAAAGCAATGCTTGAGAACGAGATGACAGAGAGCCAAAGCGGGACCATCAAAATCACCGATGCATCCTACGAGGCCCTGCGGGCCTTTGTGAACTTCATGTACACAGCAGAAGCTTGCATTGACGAGCATCTCGCTTCCGAGCTTCTAGTACTGGCTGAGAAGTACCAGGTGAAGCACCTCAAGTCGTACTGCGAGAAGTTCCTGGTCTCAAAGTTGAACTGGGACAACTCGGTCATGAGCTACTCTTTCGCCCACCAGCACAATGCGAAGCACCTGCTCGACATGGCGTTGGGGCTGATCACGGAGAACATGGACAAGCTGACAAGGCTGGACGAGTACACGGAGCTTGTGGAGAAGGCTCCCCGGCTAGTAGTGGAGATCTATGAGGCCTATCTCTCCAAGCAGGTGAATACAGCTGCTCAGAAGGATGGTAGCAGGGCTATATGA